Below is a genomic region from Pleuronectes platessa chromosome 2, fPlePla1.1, whole genome shotgun sequence.
TTTCACGTGTGTCATCAGAGGCGTCTACTTCTTCAGTTACCACATCTCAGCAAGGAGCCGAGTGAGTCCATCACGTTCTTctcctccgtctgtctctcttctcctcctcgctccctTCTTTTCCTTCACTTCACTGGATCCAACCAGATTTTATCCTGTTACCTCGAATAAACATCTCCAGGAATCACATTCTTCTCTACACATAATTAAAGTAACATTTACTAGTTCCCGCAGCAGTAAAACAATAAGAAGTACTAATAAAAAGTACATAAATGTGATATCTACTTATTTTCAGTACCTCTTCTACCACAGCTCCTTTTCTTAACGCCCAAGGACACTTGACAATAATCTGTATCataaataaacagatgatgAGTTGAAGTTAAACCAGAAACCAGTCTTGAGGAACAACTGAGGCTGTGATCTGAAGGTCACTGAGGTTTCTGCTGCTCCTCACgttgttgtgttgatgctgCAGGTTTGTCTGAACCTGATGAAGAACACTAATGTTCAGACGACGCTGTGCGACACGGCTGAGGGTTTCCTGGTCACCTCCGGCTCTGCGGTCCTggagctggaccctggagacacGGTCTCGGTCCACACAACCAGGTACTCCAACACGCTGACGAGCCAGACCAGCACCAGTCACACCTTCACCGGCTTCCTGGTCTTCCCCACGGCCTGAAGTCTCCTCCACATCACAGGGAATGAACGACTCTCTGTGACGTGTGCAGCAGAGAAATcaactgtgtgttgtgtttgaactAGTTTCACTCATTGCTAGGTAGAATCATTTAAATGACTGATTTAGGTTTGGGTGGAAGGATTAGACAACCGATGACTGGTGGTATTTTCTTACAGTTTATAATAATTTCTAATAACAATTTGCAGTTATTTAGATTTAGAAATgtgcttttatattttttatgttttgttaaaCCGATAAAGATCTTTTCTTCATtagattttctctctttgttctaTTTAGTGTATATTTGAGCTTGATGCAAACTTTAAATTgctaacatttacatttattacattaaaaagaggtttttatatcaaaatatagattttcaatCACAGCTAAAGTAAAACACTTCTCTTTAATCTAAGTATCTGTTCAAActcaaacatgaaataaatcttAAAGATGAACTTACATATTCTTCATTGTTTTCGTTTGCCTTAACTACAAACCACTGTCTCATCACTTGTAGGTCATAAAAACAAGATATGATAATATTTCCAcattaaataaactttaataaactgaaaacatcaacACGTCTGTGCAGCAATAATAAAGTTGCACGGAAGTAACAACATGGAGAAGTTCTGATGATTAGAACTGAATCATTGATGGTTGAGGTGTGTAACATTTCCTCTGTGGAGAAGCACCGAGGTATCAGGTGAGAGGAGTTGAACAGAATCTCATGAATTAAACATCACAAAGAATCCAGTTACCAGACGTTCCACcggacacaggaagtggaggacaAGTCAGGAGCCAATCAGTCGAGCACAAAATGAAAATCATCCAAATTCTATTGTGATGATGACACTGCGATATCAGGATGACGTCATTCACATCATTTATGTAATTTCTATATTTCTTAAAAACAAGTTTTCCATGATGCAATTTTCTGACTTTATTTGGATATACGACATCACATTCTTTTAATAATATCCCGACCGACACCAGCTTTAGATTGTTGCCTATTATTTGTGGAATAATATGTTGTCGTAAGAAGGATGAAAGGGAATGAAGAAAGTTTTGTCAACCTTGACTTTGATGCATTAGGTTTAAAAGTTAATATCTGGAGAAAAACGCTCTAGTAATAttcccaccaagttttgtgtaaatccatccatgcattgatgatttattttacacaaacacactcacagataaactacaaaaacaaaatttttgtaaatttgATAGAAAATTACCGAGAGATACACCAGACTTTGTTGTAACAATCCAAAAAGACCAGACTTTATTTTCTATCATTGATCATGATCGTAAGGGTGAATTATGTATGTCACATTCACTACACTTTAGTGATTCAAAGAAATCCCGTTAGCTGCTGTGAACTGGAACTCAGCAGCGACCTCTAGTGGCGGAGGCTGAGCTCAGCGTGTCGGTGGCTGACGAGCTGCTGAACACACCGTTCCTGGAGAAGAAGGTGTTCCTCACCACCGAGGACCTGGCTCTGCAGGGGGTCCTGTAGTCCAGCGTGAAGTCACCTGGAGACTCTCGTCTCCAGGTGACGCTGGTGATCAGGTGCAGAACAGATGAAAACCTGGATCTGGTGGATTCAGGTGAGGTTTCATGAGAGAAATGAACGTTAGATGGGACTTGTAATGGGAACTGTGGGCTCTCTGTGGAGTTTTGAGCTCTATACTGGGACTTCAGGTTGTTATTCTTCCCAAAGCTCCCTCGTCTTACCCAGCCTCCATCCGTACTCCCAGGACGAGAGCAGAGGGAACTCAAACTTCTCCTCAGGTGGGATCCGGCCTCGTCTCTGCAGGTACAGGCGCCGACCTTTCCCCTGAACACACAGTTCACTGGGAATCACCTCGGAGGTGGCAGAAGGTTAAACACTGAGCGACGGAGTTATAAAATCACTCTGTCATGTTAGTTCAAGAACGTTTTAAGATCTGGAAACAAATCAAATCTGTGTTCAGATGAAGTTGAGTTTCACCAGCTGATGACACGTTGTCTGATTAACAGCCTGATGTCACTGGAACGTTTGGATCTGAAGCTGCTTGTTAATAAATCAACTAAACTACAGAACatataaatattgatttattctcatgatcagcagcagaggagaaattcTGAAGCAGATGTGTTTCATACGTTGTGAGAGGAGTCCTGATAAAGAGCCTTTGAGCTCCGTGGAGAAACCGGCCTCATGGCAGGAGCCACACTGAGCCGACCATcatcaggaggaggaagaagaggaggaggaggaggaggaaggtcacTCTGCTTCTTCTTGGGTGCGCTTGGAACAGGAGGCAGGGCAGCCCT
It encodes:
- the LOC128459188 gene encoding protein ATP6V1FNB; translation: MRGLCTTQSQNCYREQIQKEMMTRLSWTSRYAPSSPSCCRVNNQPSTEAPQRPAASARPRAALPPVPSAPKKKQSDLPPPPPPLLPPPDDGRLSVAPAMRPVSPRSSKALYQDSSHNGKGRRLYLQRRGRIPPEEKFEFPLLSSWEYGWRLGDFTLDYRTPCRARSSVVRNTFFSRNGVFSSSSATDTLSSASATRGRC